The following proteins are co-located in the Myroides profundi genome:
- a CDS encoding DarT ssDNA thymidine ADP-ribosyltransferase family protein — translation MEFKSNYLEYQKDIEERGIEYLIHFTPAINLLSIFEQGKLLSRTLLEQFDIDQTDIFDYVEFTDNIRFDDKNYINLSIQHPNSFLFNRFRQKTANESHIFWCVLKIDKKYIYQTETLFSITNAANSFNKRNIGVTGDITKFQMLFSNSLEVVTSYNSKTVSRNDLPAKYPTDEQAEVLVKNEILVSDIIQVCFKDENDLAMGKAALSDYNTSNFVVDTSLFTNTRL, via the coding sequence ATGGAATTTAAATCAAACTATTTAGAATATCAAAAAGATATTGAAGAAAGAGGAATTGAATATTTAATTCATTTTACACCCGCAATTAATTTATTAAGTATTTTTGAGCAAGGTAAATTGTTGTCAAGGACATTACTTGAACAATTTGATATCGATCAAACAGATATTTTTGATTATGTAGAATTCACTGATAATATTAGATTTGACGATAAAAACTATATAAATTTATCAATTCAGCACCCAAATTCATTTCTATTCAACCGTTTCCGCCAGAAAACGGCCAACGAAAGTCATATATTTTGGTGTGTGTTAAAAATTGACAAGAAATATATTTATCAGACTGAAACATTATTCTCTATAACTAATGCAGCAAACAGTTTTAATAAGAGAAATATAGGTGTCACTGGAGATATAACTAAATTCCAAATGTTATTCTCAAATTCATTAGAAGTTGTCACTTCTTATAATTCAAAAACTGTTTCAAGGAATGACTTACCTGCAAAATATCCAACAGATGAACAAGCAGAAGTTTTGGTTAAAAACGAGATTTTGGTTTCTGACATTATTCAAGTTTGTTTTAAAGATGAAAATGACTTAGCAATGGGAAAAGCTGCTTTAAGTGATTATAATACCAGTAATTTTGTAGTGGATACTTCACTATTTACAAATACGAGACTATAA
- a CDS encoding 3'-5' exonuclease, with amino-acid sequence MLKKITLKGEQKKVLFLPSSNPIQIKGVAGSGKTTVALYRAKHLLETEANLFNETKIVIFTYNKTLAAYITAIKPYINGGYQKDNDEIKPRTNDGLNVQIINFHSWAYHFAGIQYDQTIKQWKQIELIENIINTITSDSSKILEKSAEFFLEEISWMKGKLFKTKDEYLEAARTGRGTSDRVTKVDKEVIWIVFERYNQELKLLGKVDFDDYAILALKKIETDPNFVPPYSHIIIDEAQDLNKAQILTISKLVDEQTNSLSIIADAAQRIFKSGFVWSEVGINVRGGRTIEFKKNYRNSVHIARAAISLLEKEQDKSEFTTIETATRDGEKPKIGYYLDFLEQMKNVNNQLKSLKSNNQLHNTVILHRSTSGVNNIKTYLNDNGFSTELVKSNLPVDYGSESIKICTMSSVKGLEFNNVFILDLNDDIIPYPPGFIESDDEYHISTERRLLYTCMTRARNTLFLFSSDNSNPSRYLKEIDTSLLEDISPNKTTQIIDDDLPF; translated from the coding sequence ACTACTGTTGCTTTATATAGAGCAAAGCATCTTTTGGAAACGGAAGCAAATCTTTTTAACGAAACTAAGATTGTAATATTTACATATAACAAAACTCTTGCGGCTTACATCACTGCAATCAAACCTTATATAAATGGAGGTTATCAAAAAGATAATGATGAAATTAAACCAAGAACAAATGATGGTTTAAATGTTCAAATAATAAATTTTCATAGTTGGGCTTATCATTTCGCGGGTATTCAATATGACCAAACAATAAAGCAATGGAAGCAAATAGAATTAATAGAAAATATTATTAATACTATTACTTCTGATTCTTCTAAAATTTTAGAGAAAAGTGCTGAATTTTTTCTAGAAGAAATATCTTGGATGAAAGGTAAACTTTTCAAAACTAAAGACGAATATCTTGAAGCTGCTAGAACAGGCCGAGGGACATCCGACCGTGTTACTAAAGTTGACAAAGAAGTAATTTGGATTGTATTTGAGCGATACAATCAAGAACTTAAGCTATTAGGAAAAGTAGATTTTGACGACTATGCTATTCTTGCATTGAAAAAAATTGAGACTGATCCCAATTTTGTTCCTCCGTATTCTCATATCATAATTGATGAAGCTCAAGATTTGAACAAAGCCCAAATTTTAACAATTTCAAAATTAGTGGATGAACAAACAAATAGTTTATCAATTATTGCAGATGCTGCACAACGAATTTTTAAAAGTGGTTTTGTATGGAGTGAGGTAGGAATTAACGTAAGAGGAGGGAGAACCATTGAATTTAAAAAGAATTATAGAAATTCTGTCCATATAGCAAGAGCAGCAATTTCATTATTAGAGAAAGAACAAGATAAATCTGAATTCACAACAATTGAAACAGCAACGAGAGATGGAGAAAAACCAAAAATCGGTTACTATCTTGATTTTTTAGAACAAATGAAAAATGTAAATAATCAACTGAAATCACTAAAAAGTAATAATCAACTACATAATACAGTTATTCTTCACAGAAGTACCAGTGGCGTAAACAATATCAAAACATACTTAAACGACAACGGATTTTCAACTGAATTAGTAAAATCCAATCTCCCTGTAGATTATGGAAGCGAAAGTATAAAAATATGTACAATGTCTTCAGTTAAAGGTCTTGAATTTAATAATGTTTTCATTCTTGACCTAAATGATGATATAATTCCATATCCACCTGGTTTTATAGAATCTGATGACGAGTATCATATTTCCACAGAACGAAGATTGCTTTATACTTGTATGACAAGAGCAAGAAATACTCTTTTTCTTTTCAGTAGTGATAATTCAAATCCTTCTCGATATTTAAAAGAAATTGATACCTCATTGTTAGAAGATATTTCACCAAATAAAACAACTCAAATTATTGATGATGATTTACCTTTTTAA